The Leishmania mexicana MHOM/GT/2001/U1103 complete genome, chromosome 32 genomic interval GTACAAGGCCGGTAAGGCCCGCCTTTTTGCTCGCGGTAAGCGTCGTTACGACCGCAAGCAGTCTGGTTATGGTGGCCAGACCAAGCCCGTCTTCCACAAGAAGGCCAAGACGACCAAGAAGATTGTGCTGAAGCTGCAGTGCTCTGGTTGCAAGTCTATCCGCCAGGTTGTCCTCAAGCGCACGAAGCACTTTGAGCTGAACGACAAGAAGAAGACGGGCAACAAGGACCCCACCTGGTAAGTCACTCGCGCTCCCCCGTGCTCACCCCACGCACAGCGAagcccaccccacccccacgcACCATGTCttcgttttttcttttggtttCTGGTTGCAACATACCTTTTGATTTTTACTTCACGTGATCAACGCAGAAAAGAAaccgcgcagctgcggaaCGTTTCAGAGGTGAACCTTCGCCGCCTTTCTCGTCCTCCGTCATCTCTCAGAGCGCCCTGTATGGGGTCTAGAGGGCTGCAACTCTcgggctgtgtgtgtgtgttggggggagggttggcgtgcccacgccgccgctcctcgccCCTATCGCTACAGAGTCCCATATGCAATAACCGCGACGCAGCGGGCATCTCAGCACTTATGCCTGCGAGCGTTCGTGTGCACCCGAATACGATAGTCGCCCGCTGTACTCAAGCTCCCCCACTCCTTAACGcatctcccctctccccccactaCAATGCCTGCATCTTCTCgtttcccctcccccccccgctagtcttcctccctctcaccctcTGTTGCCTTTCTCACATACCAGCACCCCCTACCGAACCATTTCGTCAACCTTCCCGTATCTCCGACACGCAATATGTTCCGCTTCACGCTCCGCGCCCTCGCCCGCAAGGCTCCCGCCAAAGCTGGCAGCAGGAtctcagctgctgcgggtgcCACAGCTGCCTTCCACACGGCGTCGGCTGCCCCTCAGACTGCGGTGAGCATTCCGCCGATTCCtggcgtgcgcagcgtccGTGCGTTCCGCACACAGAAGATGGAAGCGTTGCAGCCGCCgcccgtcgccgctgcaggtaAGAAGGCCCCCGCCGCCAAAGGTTCTAAGCACCCCAAGGCAGCCTTGAATTCTCGCCCGTCGAAGAAGGTCAAGTTGCCGAAGAAGGCCGCCGTGCCAGtgaaggcgcagcaggcgaagcAGGTGAAGCACTCAAAGCAGGTCAAGGCGCCGAAGAGCGCCGCCAAGGAGATCTCCAAGAAGGCCAAGTCCGCCAAAGCGGGCAAGTAAGTGCGCCCTTCGTCAAGTTCAGGTGATGAGGCAGACAGCTTTGATGAGGGGGAAGTACCACGGAGGTGCCACAACGCCGACAGCAATCCGGTCTGTTGAGGCAGCATCGGCATCACTCACACCTGTGTCGCGCGCTCTTTTGCTCATGCCTCTCAACTTTCCTCCCatgcacccctcccttctccaaAGCCGTCGTCGGAGTTTTCCCATCACCCATCCCTCTCATAGATTATCCGCCGTATTTTCTTTCCGTCTTACACCATTCAACATGAGTTTGCTTGCGAACTCATTGTGAGCTGCGTTAGTGCTTCGATGGtcactgcccccccctccctccctccctccctctgaGAGtacgcgcacgcgtgtgtgtatgtgcgtcGCTGTGCACAAGGGCGGTTTCTTTTTGCTTTttgcgaggggagggggttgtTCTTTGTTCTCGGTTGTTGTTTTGGTGTAGCGTCTGTGTCCCTAACTGATTGATGTGTCTTTTTCTGAATCTTGTGGggtgtgtggatgtgggcGGGTCTTTACCCTCGGCTCTCTTCCGCCCTAGCCCCGCTTTTCCCTTTAGTCTTGTGATGCGTGGCACATATTTCACTCGACCCTCGtcacttcctcctctccctgccGCGCTCTCACCTTCGCCTGCTTCAGCTtctccgtgcgtgcgcacctgTGTTCATGCCTTCCTGTTAAGACTGTAGACATGGGAGTAGATGCGGGTCCGCGAGCGGTGAGCTTGCGACGTGATTGAAATGAGCCCCCATGCCACTCGTTTTCCTCgcgccctctctcgctcgtccTTTTTCGCGCTCCCTCGCTGCGACTCCGCGTGCGCCAGTGACAGAGAGCAGAGCGCacagagaaaagggggatgCGTTCCAGGGGAGGAAAAGGCATAGAAATGATAATGCAAGTGCAACGATGGCGCATGACTATCAAGAACGAAACATATCCAGCTTATATACGGCTGCGCACGTTTCCGAAGACGACGCGTCGAAGGCGTCGTGCACATCACTTGAATCACGGCGCTTCCCACGATGGGAGGTGccttccttcccccctccccgtcttgtctccctcccctctacCTCCAACGAGGATGGCTGCAAGATGGTAtgtttgtgcgtgcgtcgacACGTATGCTGGTGCCTCTCCCACCAACCATTCATCAACAGTCATGCGatcttgttttttttcaGAGGAAGCTGTGGTGTTACCAAGGTTGCTTCGTGGATCTAAATCTCTGcgcctctccttttcccctcccctcggcCATCATCACCATTATCCTCTTACGCACAGTGGCACAGACGTGGTGATTCGGTGTCTGTCTACCTGGCTGTTGTGATTACGGGCAGCCTACGAGGTGACAGTCCTACAGAGAGACCCATCAGCAGAGAACGATAGAGACACAGTCTGCAAGTGAACGACGTTATTTGGCGGTGCTGTCACTTCTGCCTCGCGCTTATCCCCACCACCGACTTGTCTCCTTACCTCTTCTCCGGCTCGCTTCTCCTTTATTTCCCTCACTTCTCGCTACCCGCATTTTGAACAAGATGTGGAGAACGCTTCTTCTGTTTGGTGGGCGTGTACGGCGACCACCCGTCCTCCGCCCTGGCGCTAAGATGGGCACGCAAGGCGCAAAAGCTGCGGAGCGAGCGCTCCGCCACAAGACGGAGGTGGCAGCTGAGAAGCAGTTCATGAAGCTCATCTCCACTGCCCGAATTCGACGACAGCGTCAAATTGCCGACGCCATAAAGCGAGCCTTAGCAGCCAAGTCTGACAAAGCGGCGATGAAGAACGACGCGCAATATGCTCAAAATCGCAAGATAGCGAAGGCAGAACTTGCAGCAGTACACAAGGAAGTGGAGCAGAgagcggtggaggcgaggaAAGCGCaggcggcctcctcctcggtagagaaggcggcgcagagcgTCAAGGCACGGCTTGTGCGGCAGCCCTCCAGAAAACTCGACAAGAAGAAGCAAGCGGAAAATGAGAAACGCTTCTTAACCACGCTGCGACAGCGGTTGGAGCGACGCAAGGCTCGGATCGCGGCACTTGTCGCAAAGACCGCGAAGATGGAAGAAGCCAAGGCGAAGGCAAAAGGGAAAGCTGAGGCGAAGGCGAAATCGCTCGCCCAAGCCGAGGCGACCTCCAAGGCGGAACAGCGGTTCGAGGAAACTATCCAGCGGCGTCAGGAGCAACGGGCTGCGCGCGTCAAGGCGCTCGTGGAGAAGCGCACaaaggcagcggcagcggagacaGAAGCCGTCAGTGCGAACCAGGAAACTGAATTTACCGCGGAGCTTCACCAACTCATGGAGGAGCGAGACGCACGTGTTCAGGCTATCATCGCGGAGCATATGAACGCAGCAGAGGTCGCTGACAGCGAAGAGAACGCGGAaacaccggcgccggcgccgatggCAGCGGTCTCGACTAGTCGCAGGTCCCAGCGCAAAGTGAACGCCAGCGCCGAGGAACTGCTGGAGAAGTCTGATGATGCCTCCGCGCCGGCAACGGTGCCGCAAGAGGCGGCGCCGAAGGAGGTGAAGGCTGTAGAAGCACCTGCGAAGGACCCTACcacgccacggcggcggggccGACCTGCATTACCACGGCCGCAGGTCACAAGGGATGTGCCGAGTGCAGCACGAGTGCAAGCCCTTGACGAACCAGCGGCAACAACGTCGACAGTGCAGGAGGCATACGCGGCAGAAGAACTCCTACCCTCACcatcgcagccgcgccgacTGGCAGCCGCCGACCTGGAAGAGCTGGCAAGCGCGCATGAAGATTTTGTGGCGCACTtagagaaggcgaaggagcgcaccgcggcaccaccaTCGACTCGCGTCTCACCAGTGCCGAGCGTCCTTGCCTCGCCATCAGCGGCCCAGAGAGCCTGGATGATGGCCGAGAATCCAACAGGCCTATTCCGCTTGTAGAAAGAGACGTGTGAGCCTGCCTGCGTAGCCGTTTCAGGTGGCTGACACATCCCTATGGCGCAGACGGACGCGAACGCTGTGAGCGTGCGCCATGCGAGTCTGCGATAGAGTGACGGAAGCCtgtttttttcgttttgtgtGCTGCTTGGCGCGATGATAAGGGAGCCGACGAGGCACCTACGTTTCCCCTCCGAACGCGCACTGACTGTGTTCATCGTGTGCGTCACAAGTCAGcgtcgcctccaccaccacagggCAAGAACCTTTCATCGattccctcctccctttccctccctcccatctgctcctccagcaggGGTCACGGATAGGTGACGTGCTTCATACAGTGCGATAGATGCTGTGACGAATATGTGTCCTTTTTGTGTGTGATCTTGGTGCTGCATTGCTGACGACACGTATTCCTTTGCTGTTTTTGGTGTAACGGTCTGGCAACGAGGGATGGcgcaagtgtgtgtgtgtgtgagcgggGGGGGAGTAGTCGCGATGATCAGAGGGGTGGTATTGCGTGCCACTGCCTTGTCCATCTCCGCGTCACCCGTCGCACTGTGTGCCATATAGATGCGCCTTTGTCTTCTCTTGtgtttctcctcctcctcgcctgaTCGCACCGCTCATACACGGGGAGTCGCGACTGTCTACTTCATAGAAATCTGCCCGGCCGCGTGCTTCAATTCGGGAAACCACAGCGAGCATATAACGATGTTACGGCGACGCTCGACGTCGCAAGAGTGTGTACGCACTGTACAGCTGCTTCGTTAGCGGTCACCCGCACCGAGACACTGCAGTCCTCACTGAGGCACCTCTGAAAGGAATGCCGTACCCGACGACGGTGTACACGTGTCGATTTGTTTCGGTCACGAGGACGTGCCACGTAGCATCACCTCTGTTCTCATCTCCTGTCGATTAGCCGTACGTCATGTCGTTCTCAAGTGTGTCGGTGTTGCACACCACATCCTCTACTGCGGCAAGCGCTgccctttctccctcctctctcctttgcCCGCTTCACTGCTCTCACCCTCTATGTAGTGCTTTCGGGTGCGCTTTATGCGTTCTCACGCCTTCGCATGGGCTGGCTGCACAGCCTCTTATCGCTGAACTTCTTGTGCGGCAACAATGAGGCTCACCGGCGCGCCGTGGTTCGTCATCCCACTTGCCACCGTCACGGCAGTCAGAGTGGTGACGGCGATCGTGAACCTCAGCAACCGTCGCGAACTGAGGCTGCGGGCTGGCTCGAGAGCTGCACGTGATGCCGAGTCTCTTATTAACGCGGTTGTACACCTCGCCGACaacaccggcggcggcgcccaCCCCTCAACCGAGAAtgcgatggcgacggccATTGACCTGAACACGACACACCGGCGCATCGAGGTGTCCCAGGCACGGCTACGCAGTCTCAGCTGGGGTTTACTTCCCCTCTTTGACTGCTACGCtgtggcgtgccgctgcggtacGGTTCCAGATGCGGTGAAGGCGGATGTGTGGAACTGCCTCTGCGCCGTTGTGGAAGCGCACTTACAGGCGTACGTCAGCGCCAGTGGTCCATCAGCAATCGTCTCTGAGGTTGCAACTGCCCTGGCGATGTGCGAGGTGCTTCTCGGACAGCGCTACCATGTGACGCGCTTCCTGGAGGCCCCGCTGACGTCGTCTCGTCTGCTGCTCGGCACACCTCCGCGGCATCTTctggcagaggcggtgcgcaaAAATCGTGACGAGAGCTGTACCAtgcgctctctcgccctcttcgcACGTCTCCTCCATAACGCCTGCACTCCTTCTGAGAAGGCGCTTCTCGCCCTCCTTGCCGTCGTTAACATCACGTACATCTCGAGATTGATGTGCACGACGTCgtctgcagcggtgccatcGGCGCTCCGCTACACCATAGACGCCCTCAATGAAGCCACAACggccggcgcagcacagctTTGCACGTGGAGGCGCTTTGTCGTGCAGGTGGTAACTTCGGCACCGGGGCGCATGTTAGCCAGCGCCACCCTCGGTGCCGTCGTCTCGCATCTCTTCAGCTCGGCCAAGGAGGCCGCATCagacgccgtgctgcgccgcttccacATGACCCTCAAGATGGACACACTGCTGGCGCTCACGCGCTTCGACTTTGTTGCGGACGCACATTGGCCCCTGCCAGGCCGCGTCTACAGCGCACTTGGCGTGGTCACCAACTTCTCCTTCGCGGACGTTGACCGCTTGCTAGATGTGGTGGCGGAGCGAGTGCAGCGATGCCGCACCGTGTGGCGGTTTCCGGTGGCATGCATGGTGGGGTGGCTGACGCGTCAAGGGCTGGActggctgcagcggtgctggaCGCGTGCCTGTCTGATGACGTCGTTTGTGGCGTGCTACGGAGCCGCCGAGCAggggtgctgcgcggccCCACGCGAGCGggtcggcggcgccgagtGTCGCTTCTCACTGCCCCTGTGCCGTGCGCATTACGGCCTCCAAATCCTTCTACTTGCTGCTGTATCTCCCTCTGACACGGCATCCGCATCATCTGCTGCGGTACAGTGCTTGGCGGAGCACACTCGCTGGCCACTGTCGCCGCGCCCCTGCCTCCGGGCAACACAGCAGGTGTTGCGCGCCGTCTCCACTCCCGACGGGGCTGTCGAAGTTCTCGGTGCTCGGTACGACGCCGTACGCGAGCTCTGTGCATCCcctgcggaggaggcgcaagCCCCGGCCCCCTTTGCCGCCACATTGAATTTGCGGCGTGCCAGCGGAGACGGTCTGTTTGTGCCACCGAGTTGGCCGTCAGTCTTGGCGATGGACTTGGTGACCCTTGGCGGCGACGTTCTGGAAGACGTCATGAACAAGGTGTTCTCAAGCAGCAACGGCGTCCCGATAATGGCAGCTGTTGCCGCGACTGAGGCTCAGTCGCGTGCGCAGCACGGCACAACATCGCTGTCGTCAGCGGATGCTGTGGCGGCCGTCTACGATGTGGCCAGGGTGGtggacagcggcgccgtgttcgtcgtgccgccggcgcggccgtGGACGCTGGTGTCGTCCTTCCAGTTTGACGTGCAAACGGCTCAGTTGCATTATGACGAGCACGAAGCGTACGCGCAGAGCATGGCAACCCttgtgcacgtgcagcacacgcatcaACCCGCGCTCGACGGACAGCCGTGGGTGCACTACAGCACACCCCCTTCCTTGCTGCGTCCCCGCAACGACACCAGTGCTGCCTGGCGTGTGACGTTCGATCACGTTTCCTTCCGCTACCCAGACACAGAGCATGACGTCCTGCACGACATCACTTTCGACGTTGCAGCCGGTGGCTTTCTCGGCATCGTAGGCTACAGTGGGGCGGGGAAGAgtacgctgctgctcctcctttCACGCGTGTACGCGCCGACGCGAGGACATATCCGCATAAACGGCCACCCGATCGAGTGCAtcccgccgcgcgcgcttcgccgccgacTGGGGAACTGCTGGCAAGGCGACCGGGACACCTGCTTCTTGGAAGGGATAAGCGTGGAGCGCAACGTGGCGTACGGCAACCTCGCGGCAGCTTGTGGCGACGCCATCACCGCGGCCCTCCAACAGGCCTGCATCGATACAGCGGTTGCCGCGCGTCCCAGCGGGTTGAGGgagccgctgcggtgcagcgaatggagtggcggcgaggtggcACGACTCATGCTGGCTCGTGCGTTTATGGTGCCTGCAGACGACGCTGGTGTGTACATATTCGACGAATGCACCAACGGCATTGACTCGgtgacggaggcgaagcTGTTTTCACGCAACCTCTGTCGACAGAGGAACACCACGCGCGTCATGGTGTCACATCGCCTAGCGtcggtgcgcgcggcggacGAGATTCTCGTTCTCGCACATGGACGCATTGTAGAGCGAGGCACCTGGACGCAGCTTCTCCGCGGTGACAACGACTCTCTCTTCTGCACCCTCTACCGTGCACAGGCAGTGTGCTGACGACGAGGCATTGGAAAGGCCAAGCAGTGGAAGGGCTCACACTAtggggcggggagggagggggttcTCTTGTAGGTGATGGTTCGTTTGTGTTGATGTATGGTTGTTGTTTGTTGGTCACTGCTACTAGCCACATGCGCACCATCACGCCCTGATAGGAGGAACTCACAGCTAACGCTAGTAACAATGGCACGCGAGAAAACACCCCATGTGGTTTGGAGAAATCGTGCTGCATCTCTGCCGTCCCCCCTTCGTCCATCGTCGCTCCGCATATTTCGCTCCATCACTGTCCGCCACTTTCACTCTCGCTTCGTCTCATCgcgtcacacgcacacgggtgggcgccccccccccccaacacacacacaccacttttttctcctttcgCACTGCATAGTTTACTcgctaccgccgccgctgttgtgtCTACCTGCGCTGCCGTTAGCCTTTCGCCGATACTCTTTCGCCTTCGCCCTTCTTTCACTCCTCCCCACCCGCCACCATGAAGTCCGTCTTGAAGGCTGGCTTGAAGAAGGACGTCGACGTCAGGGTGCCGTCGTCGGAGCTCACCATCAAGCAGATCCAGGACCAAATCCCCGCCAAGTACTTTGAGCGCTCGGCGGTGTGGAGCATGTTCTACGTTCTCCGCGACATCtgccagctgctcgtggtgtACTGCATCATGTACCGCGCGGTGATGCCAGCGCTAGCCGGTCTTGAAAGCCGTGTGTACGAAGCTGCTGGCGCCAGCTGGGAAAGCTGGGCGCTCGTCAGCGCCGTGAAGCTGGCTGCGTGGAACGTGTTTTGGTTCGTGCAGGGCCTCAACGGCACTGCTGTGTGGGTGCTCGCCCACGAGTGCGGTCACCAGGCCTTCAGCCCGTACCGTTCGCTGAACAACGCAGTTGGCCTTCTCCTCCACTCATCCGTTCTCGTCCCGTACCACAGCTGGCGCATCACCCACGGCAACCaccacaaacacacaaacCACCTCACCAAGGACACGGTGTTTGTGCCGCGCAAGGAGAGCAAGGTGATCGACCTCGTTGAGGAGACGCCGCTGGTGATGGTCAGTAAAATGCTGATCATGTTTATTTTTGGCTGGCCAGGGTACCTGTTATTCAATGTGGCAAGCCAGGAATACGGTCGCCGCGTCAACCACTTCGAGCCTTCGTCGCCGCTCTTTCGCAAGGAGGACGCGCACGATGTTGTGCTGTCTGACATCGGCATcttcgccgccctcgccgttTTGGGTCTCTGCACCTACCAGTACGGCGCCCACAACGTATTTTGCTGGTACGTCGTGCCGTACATGTGGGTGAACTTTTGGCTGCTCTACATCACCTACCTCCAGCACACCGACATCCGCATTCCGCATTACAACCACGAGCACTGGACGTTtgtgcgcggcgccgtcgcggcagTGGACCGCGACTACGGCTTCCTCATGAACAGCTGGCTGCACCACATCAACGACTCTCACGTCGTGCACCACCTCTTCAGCCAGATGCCCTTCTACCACGCGATCGAGGTAACGCGCCACCACATCAAAGCCATCCTTGGAGACAACTACGTGGAGGACAGGCGCCCGCTCATTGACGCGCTCTGCACAAGCTGGAAGGAGTGCGCCTACGTTGTCCCCTCCGAGGGCGTCAGCGTGTTTTACGGCTTCAACAAGAAGCGCGCGTAATTtggaggagatgcaggcTTAGTCCACATCCCTTCCCAGGTGTGCCACAGGAGCTATTTCCCTTCGCTTTTGTTCCTCACTTCCGATCCTCCTATTGCTCCTTACTTCTCTCTGGTCTCACGCCGCATGCGGCAAGTTTGCATGCACCAGCGACAACGCATATTAAAAAAAAACTGCTGAAATCGGTAAAGAGGAGATCGGATAGTGTGAGCATCGAGTGGCGAAGCCCGGCACCTTCCGATACCGTAAGTGGAAAAATGCATAAAAACCTCTTTGCTTTTTCTAGCATAGCTTTTCTGAGGTAATAAGTGACGGAAAGACTGCTTTGCGTCGGCACATTTTACCCTATTTTCTCATTTGTTTCACAATATAGtgctccccttccctcttttGTCTGTAGTGCTCAACGTATAATTCACGTTTGCCAGCCTCCCATGTTTACACCTCCGCATAAACGGTACACAGACGACTGCGCACCGTGGCGGAAAACATCTCCACACAACTGGTGCGCCTCGGCCTGCACAACGCCCGCCACATGCGCCGAGCCTGGCGGCTGTTTCTTGGGCTTCGCCCCCCCCGCGCTTTCGCCCCCtaagcccccccccccccccgtttCTCGCTtgccccgccgcctccgggGATCCTGGGCGCGCAGGGCCACTGCCCGCCCCCCTCCGAGGGagcgcaggcgcgccgcgcccccccccccctcccctgctgGGCAGTGGGCGAGAGCCCACCCCGCAAACGGGCACGCGCGCCCCAACCCAGCCCAAGCCGCCACAATGATTCACCGAAGACCCGCGCCCATCACCCATTTCCGCGCCTtggccgcgccgccgtcgtgttACGCATGGCCCCGGCCCAGGCCTATACTGTACCAACTGCGGCTGCACTGAGCTAAGCAGAACCAAAGGGTATAAGGCGGGTCCGCTCcctgccgcccccccccatgCGAGTCTATATTCCACATGAGGGGCATttcaccctccccccaccgATCCGCCAAGGCACTTGGCCACCCTGGCTTTCAggccgcgtgcgcagcacaAGAAAGGAAGCGGGATG includes:
- a CDS encoding putative 60S ribosomal protein L44, which codes for MVNYPKKKVMHCSDARCNAHKSFKVVQYKAGKARLFARGKRRYDRKQSGYGGQTKPVFHKKAKTTKKIVLKLQCSGCKSIRQVVLKRTKHFELNDKKKTGNKDPTW
- a CDS encoding h1 histone-like protein, which translates into the protein MFRFTLRALARKAPAKAGSRISAAAGATAAFHTASAAPQTAVSIPPIPGVRSVRAFRTQKMEALQPPPVAAAGKKAPAAKGSKHPKAALNSRPSKKVKLPKKAAVPVKAQQAKQVKHSKQVKAPKSAAKEISKKAKSAKAGK
- a CDS encoding ABC transporter family-like protein produces the protein MRLTGAPWFVIPLATVTAVRVVTAIVNLSNRRELRLRAGSRAARDAESLINAVVHLADNTGGGAHPSTENAMATAIDLNTTHRRIEVSQARLRSLSWGLLPLFDCYAVACRCGTVPDAVKADVWNCLCAVVEAHLQAYVSASGPSAIVSEVATALAMCEVLLGQRYHVTRFLEAPLTSSRLLLGTPPRHLLAEAVRKNRDESCTMRSLALFARLLHNACTPSEKALLALLAVVNITYISRLMCTTSSAAVPSALRYTIDALNEATTAGAAQLCTWRRFVVQVVTSAPGRMLASATLGAVVSHLFSSAKEAASDAVLRRFHMTLKMDTLLALTRFDFVADAHWPLPGRVYSALGVVTNFSFADVDRLLDVVAERVQRCRTVWRFPVACMVGWLTRQGLDWLQRCWTRACLMTSFVACYGAAEQGCCAAPRERVGGAECRFSLPLCRAHYGLQILLLAAVSPSDTASASSAAVQCLAEHTRWPLSPRPCLRATQQVLRAVSTPDGAVEVLGARYDAVRELCASPAEEAQAPAPFAATLNLRRASGDGLFVPPSWPSVLAMDLVTLGGDVLEDVMNKVFSSSNGVPIMAAVAATEAQSRAQHGTTSLSSADAVAAVYDVARVVDSGAVFVVPPARPWTLVSSFQFDVQTAQLHYDEHEAYAQSMATLVHVQHTHQPALDGQPWVHYSTPPSLLRPRNDTSAAWRVTFDHVSFRYPDTEHDVLHDITFDVAAGGFLGIVGYSGAGKSTLLLLLSRVYAPTRGHIRINGHPIECIPPRALRRRLGNCWQGDRDTCFLEGISVERNVAYGNLAAACGDAITAALQQACIDTAVAARPSGLREPLRCSEWSGGEVARLMLARAFMVPADDAGVYIFDECTNGIDSVTEAKLFSRNLCRQRNTTRVMVSHRLASVRAADEILVLAHGRIVERGTWTQLLRGDNDSLFCTLYRAQAVC
- a CDS encoding putative fatty acid desaturase; its protein translation is MKSVLKAGLKKDVDVRVPSSELTIKQIQDQIPAKYFERSAVWSMFYVLRDICQLLVVYCIMYRAVMPALAGLESRVYEAAGASWESWALVSAVKLAAWNVFWFVQGLNGTAVWVLAHECGHQAFSPYRSLNNAVGLLLHSSVLVPYHSWRITHGNHHKHTNHLTKDTVFVPRKESKVIDLVEETPLVMVSKMLIMFIFGWPGYLLFNVASQEYGRRVNHFEPSSPLFRKEDAHDVVLSDIGIFAALAVLGLCTYQYGAHNVFCWYVVPYMWVNFWLLYITYLQHTDIRIPHYNHEHWTFVRGAVAAVDRDYGFLMNSWLHHINDSHVVHHLFSQMPFYHAIEVTRHHIKAILGDNYVEDRRPLIDALCTSWKECAYVVPSEGVSVFYGFNKKRA